The genomic stretch CGGAGATCAGCACGCCGATGACCATCGACGTCATCGGCAAAGCCCAAATCATTCCATCTCCTCTGCTGCTGACCTGCGATCAGGTGGCTCATAGTTTCGCTCAGGATTTCACTGAAGCGAACGAAAGCCGGTTGATCCGCATCAACCAGGTCCGGGTGGTGGCGGGAACAAGTCCCGCCTTGACCATCAGCGATCAGACCGGTCAGTGTCTGCTCTACCTCGATGTGGATACGAACTTGCCGGTCCCTCAAGGCACGTTCGATGTCATCGGCATTCTGAAACAATACGACGCCACCGCGCCCTACACCGACGGCTATGAGATTTTGCCCCGCTTTGCCGGTGATCTGATCCTTCAGGCAGGTCCTGTTTTTGTCAGCGAACCACAAGAAGTCGCCATCACAGCGCGAACCGTCGATTTTTACTGGCAGACCGCCGCCGCGGCCAGCGCCTCTTTCAAATATAAAAGCCGCTTTTCATGGAAGTGGCAGAGTTATGGCGATTCCTCAGCCGTGCAGGAGCATCGGCTGTCTTTGACCGACCTGTCACCGGCCACCCTTTATGACGCCTATGTGGTCTGCAGCGATGCCACTGGCTCCAGCTCGAGCCGTCGTTTTGTCTTTTGCACAGCCTCGGCACGTTCCAGCGGAACCATTCAGGTCTGGTTCAATCAATCAGTCGATCCAAGTCTGGCTCATCCGGACGCAGCAGACGGATCCGTGGATCTAGCGGCTGAATTGATCAAGCGGATCGATCAAGTTCGATACAGTTTGGATGTGTGTTTCTATAATCTAAGCCATTCGGAGCTCACCGAGGCGATCGGCCGGGCGAAAAATAGAGGAGTTTCTGTTCGTCTGATCCATGAAGCGGATTATACAACCGCTTCCGTCAACCGGCTTGAACAGGTATACCACATTCCTGTGATCAACGACCGGTTTGGCCAGAACAGCGGCAACGGCCTTATGCACAACAAATTTGTCATCATGGATCATCGCGATCACAACAGTGGTTCCGACGATTACCTGTGGGTCGCCTCTGCCAATGGAACCCTATCCGGATCTGTACTGAATGCTGAAAACGGGCTATGCATTCAGGACGAGGCGCTCTGCGCCGCTTATACCGCCGAGTTCGACGAGATGTGGGGTGATGGAGATGAAATTGCGGATGCAACCCGCAGCCGGTTCGGCGAAAGGAAAACGAACAACACCCCGCACCGGTTCAACGTCAACAGCGTGTGGATCGAACAATACATGAGTCCATCAGATCAAACCGAAGCGGCTATTGTCCAGTCCATCCGCTCCGCTCAGCAGTCCCTCTATTTCTGTATTTTCTCCTTCACCAGCACGCCGATTCTGCACGCCATGGAGGAGCGTTTTCACCGATCGTCTGATTTTGGATTGGCCGGTGTTTTTGACGAAGAGGCGACAGGCGATCGCAACAGCGTTTATCCCCTCATGGCCGGCATCGGCGCCTCAGCCTGGTCGCCCCCTGCAGACGTCTGGCTGGACCGGTGGCCGGGAGATTTGCACCACAAATATTTGATCGTGGATGCTGGTGGGGAAAATCCAAAGGTGATCACCGGCAGCCATAACTGGAGCTATAGTGCGGACCACAGCAACGATGAGAACACGCTGATCTTTCACAGCCGCACGTTGGCCAATCTATATCTGCAGGAATTTTCCGCACGCTATCAGGAGGCAGGAGGGCAGGCAACGTTGCATACAGCTGTGGCGACGAAGGGGATGGCGTCTGCGCCGGCGACCTGGCGATTAATTGGCAATTATCCCAATCCTTTCAACAGTTCCACCCGGATTGTATATCATCGGCCGGAGCAGGATCGCTCTATCCCCACAGCCTTTCTGTACGATGTCGCAGGCAGGCTTGTTCGCACTCTGGAACTGGGGCGACAGGGGGAGGAGGTCGACTGGGATGGCACGGATGCCCAAGGCCGATTCGTCGCCTCAGGCGTTTACATGGTCCGCCTCGGGAACCACCCAGGCGTGGTAAAGATGCTGCTCATGAGATGAGGGAATAAATATGAAGATGAAAGCTTTGGTCAAAAAAAACCGGGAACCCGGATTATGGATGGAGGAGGTTCCGGTGCCGGCTTGCGGCAACAACGATCTGCTGATCAAAATCACCCACACGGCCATCTGCGGTACAGACCTGCACATCTATAAATGGGACGAATGGTCGCAGCGCACCATCAAACCTCCACTGGTGATCGGCCACGAGTTTGTCGGAGTAGTGGTTCAAAAGGGCATCAACGTGACCGGCTATGAGGTCGGCGAACGGGTGTCCGGAGAGGGGCACATCGTCTGCGGTGTCTGTCGCAGCTGTCGCGCCGGCCGCAGGCATTTGTGCACCAACACCATCGGCATTGGGGTAAACCGGGACGGCTGTTTTGCAGAGTATCTGGCCCTGCCGGCGGCCAACGCCTGGCATGTACATCCCTCGATCCCATCTGAAATCGCCGCTTTTTTTGATCCTTTCGGCAATGCCACCCATTCCGCGCTCTCCTTTGATATTGTGGGAGAAGATGTGCTCATCACCGGAGCAGGGCCCATCGGCCTGATGGCTGTGGCCATTTGCCGCCATGTCGGCGCGCGCAATATTGTCATCACCGACGTCAACGAATACCGGCTGAATCTGGGAAGAAGGATGGGCGCCACGCGCGCGGTCAACGTAGCCGAAGAATCCATTGAGCGATGCAGAAAAGAGCTGGAGATGGTCGGGTTCGATATCGGACTGGAGATGTCCGGTAACCCGCGTGCGTTTGAGTCCATGCTGGAAAACATGTATCATGGCGGCCGTATCGCCCTGCTGGGCATTTTACCGGCGAGCACTCAGATCAACTGGGATCAAGTTATTTTCAAAGGACTGCACATCAAGGGCATTTACGGACGGGAGATCTTTGAGACTTGGTACAAGATGCAAACCATGCTGCAGAGCGGACTGGACATATCGCCGGTGCTGACCCATCGTCTGCCGTTCATGGACTTTCAAAAAGGTTTTGCGGCCATGCTCTCCGGCGAGTGCGGCAAAGTGATATTAACCATGGAGTGAACCATGTACGGAAAAATCAAACAAGACCTCATCGACGCGCTGGATGAGATTCGACAAGCAGGTCTTTATAAGCACGAACGCGTTCTGTCTTCCAGTCAGGGCGCCATGATCCACGTACAGGGCGGCGCACCGGTGCTGAACTTTTGCGCCAACAACTATCTCGGACTTGCCAACCATCCCATGGTGCTCGAAGCGGCGCAGAAGGCGATACAACGCTGGGGATATGGACTGTCGTCGGTGCGCTTTATCTGCGGCACGCAGGAGGGACATAAACAATTAGAGGAAAAGATCTCCCGATTCCTGCAGACCGATGACACGATTCTTTATGCCGCCTGCTTTGACGCCAACGGCGGCGTGTTTGAACCCTTCATGAGCGCTGACACCTGTATCCTCACCGATGCGCTTAACCACGCCTCCATCATCGACGGCATTCGTCTGGCCAAAGCCCAGCGGCTGATCTATCAACACGCGGACATGGTGGACCTGGAAAAAAAGTTGCAGGAAAGCCGGAGCGTTCGCTATCGACTGATCGCCACAGACGGCGTTTTCAGTATGGATGGAGATATTGCTCCTTTGCAGGCCCTCTGCGATCTGGCTGATCGCTATGACGCGCTGGTCTTGGTGGACGACAGCCATGCCACCGGATTTTTAGGCAAAACCGGCCGCGGCAGCATCGAGCATTGTCAAGTGATGGGTCGCGTGGATTTAATCACCACCACCTTTGGCAAAGCCTTAGGAGGCGCCATGGGCGGGTGCGTGTCCGGACATAAAGAGATGATCGAATACCTCCGACAAAAAAGCAGACCTTATCTTTTCTCCAACAGCCTTTCACCGGTGGTGGTGGGCGCCACGTTGGCGGTTTTAGACCTGCTCTCCACCACTACGGAATTGCGCGATCGTCTGGAACATAATACGCTCTACTTCCGCCAACAGATGACCGCCATGGGATTTGATATCAAACCCGGTGTTCATCCGATTGTGCCCATCATGCTGTATGACGAAAAACTGGCGCACACCATGGCGGACGAAATGCTGAAAAAAGGCATCTACGTGATCGGATTCAGCTATCCAGTAGTGCCTAAAGGGTTGGCGCGCATTCGCGTACAGGTCTCTGCAGCGCACAGCAAAGAACATCTGGACACAGCTGTGGCCGCTTTTCAGTCTGTGGGCAAAGAGCTGGGCGTCATCCGGTAACCGGTACTTACTATTTTGTAATTCGGATTTCCATTCTTGGATTACTCCGCACTGCACTTTGTGCGGCTGTTAAAAGGACCATTGAAAAAAATGAAATAATACACCAAGGCCGAAAAACAGATCTGGCATACCCCTTGCATAGTTCCAAGTACGGCCAAGGGTCGTCGGGATGAGACTCAGTGAGCAGCCCGATGTTGATTAACCAAGCAAGGAGGCGAAAATGTGCCGGATCTACCTAATGGGGTTCAGCCTGATGCTTTTAGGCCAATTCTGTGCAGCAGACACACTGATCAAAATCGACCGCAGTAGGATGCACGGAAAATTGTCTTTGATTGCCCACACCTATGTTGAGTTTGTCACTAACAAAAAGGACGGACAGCAACAATGGATCAAGGTGGACAAAAAAGAGATCCTGGCGATCGTCGGCAGCAAGGGCAAGCTGATATACCCCAGAGATAAATATGATGAAATGGCGCTCAATTACGGCAAAATCAAACTGCGCACGGCGCAGGACGTGGCCAAATACAAGCAGCGCAAGTCAGAGGCCATACTCGTACAGGAACAGCATGAGCAGGCGGAAAAAAATCGTTTTAAAATCGCCGCTATGATCGGCGGTGTCGGCGGGTTGATGGCCTGGGCGTTCTTTCAAGCCGATTGATTTATCAATTAATCCCCCATTCTCTGCTGCATCTTATTCTGCCTCACCGACCACTATTTCTGCCTCACAGAAAACTATTGATTTTCTGAGGCAAAATAGGTAACATGATCATCAGAATTTGAAACATGCCATGAGAAGAAAAACCAGAAAGGTCTTGGTCGGCGGCGTTCCTCTGGGCGGCGGCTCTCCCGTTGTCATTCAATCCATGACCAATACCAAAACCACCGACATTCCTTCAACTTTAAGCCAGATCGAACGGCTCGTTGAAGCTGGCTGTGAGGTGGTGCGGCTGGCCGTGCCCAATCAAGAGGCAGTCACTGCGCTGGCTGCAATCCGTAAGCAGACCCCGGTTCCGCTTATCGCAGACATCCATTTCGATTACCGGCTGGCGCTGGCAGCCATGGATGCCGGTGCGGATAAAATCCGTATTAATCCGGGCAACATCGGCGGCGAGGAAAAGCTGGCCCAGGTGATCCGCAGGGCGGCCAGCATCCATGTGCCGGTGCGGATCGGCGTCAACTCGGGCTCGCTGGAGAAGGAGCTGCTGCTCGCTGAAAAGGGCGTAACTGTAAATGGATTGGTCCATTCAGCCCTGCGTTGGACCGAACGTTGTCGCGAATACGGCGCCACAGACCTGGTGGTATCCCTGAAATCATCCGATGTTTTGCAGACCATCGAGGCGTATCAAGCCTTTGCCCAACAGAGCGATTTGCCGCTTCACATCGGCGTAACTGAAGCAGGTACGGTGCGCAGCGGCAGCGTCAAATCAGCCGTGGCCATGGGAATTCTGCTTCATCAAGGCATCGGCGACACGCTGAGAGTCTCTTTGGCCGGAGATCCGGTTGAAGAGATCTTTGTCGCCCGCCAAATTTTACAATGCCTTAAACTGCGGCAGCCGGGTGTGACCATCATCGCCTGTCCGACCTGCGGCCGCACTGAGGTCGACATGACGCCCATCGCCGAAGAGGTGGAAAGGCGACTCCTCGGCCTCAAGCATTCCATCACAGTGGCGGTCATGGGTTGCGAGGTCAACGGACCCGGTGAAGCCCGCCACGCTGATATCGGCGTGGCTTGCGGTAAAAATGCAGCAGTCCTTTTTCGTCATGGTAAAATAATACGCAAGATTAAAGCAGACGAAATCGCGGATGAATTGGTTCATGAAGCTCTGCATTTGTACGATGATCTGCAAAAGGCCGGTGAATGATCTACGACTGCGTGGGAATGGGCATCACAGTGTTGGACGAACTGGTCGTGCTGGATGCCTATCCTCAGCCCAACAGCAAGAGCCGCGCCAAGGCCATCATTCGGCAGGGGGGAGGACCGGTGCCCACAGCTTTGGCAACGCTGGCCCGGCTGGGGAAAAGATGCGCCCTGGTTACGGCTTTGGGCATGGACTCCCATGGCCGTTTTTTATGCCAGGAACTGGAACATTTTGGGGTTGACACCCGTTATGTAACATATTTACCATCTGTTGTCTCGCCTAGAGCGATCATTCTGGTCGATCAGAGCAAAGGCGAAAGGACGGTTTTGTTAGCACAGGATCCAGCCTGCACCCTTGAGCACCACTTTCAGTCTGATCAGCCCTTTAACCAATGTCGCATCCTGCATGTGGATGGCCATTATCCTGAATCCGAGATACAGGCAGCTGAACGAGTGCGTAGCCAGGGCGGACTGATATCGCTGGACATCGGCAGCAACCGCCCGGTACCGGATGCTCTTTTGCAAAACGTCGATATTCTGGTCGTCAGTGAATCATATCAGCAGAACGGGATCATTCCAGGTGATCCGATAAAGAGCCTGGAGCAACTTGCAAAATTTCACTTTAAATTAATAGGTATAACCTGCGGTGTTAAGGGAAGTTATCTCTATTTTAACAATAAAATGCATTATGAACCGGCATTCAAAGTGACAACCATCGACAGCACTGGTGCCGGAGATGTCTATCATGGAGCTCTATTGTTCGGATTTATGCAGGGATTTGCCATAGACCACATGGCTCGATTTGCCGCAGCAGCCGCTGCAAGAAAATGCGGACAAGTAGGGGGCAAGGCCGGCATACCTGATCTGCAGCAAGTCAAGCAATTTCTATTAGACCATAATTCGAACATCGATTTTCTATCATGATCTATACAAGGAGCGCATTATGATGATGAAACGGATGGCCATGGCAGCCATTTTGCTTCTAACCTCGTTTTGGGTGCTGCAAGCGCAAACGGAGCAAACGAAAAAATATATTAAAAACGATCAGGCCATGATCACCAACGCACCCAGAGACGGCCAGACCATCGGCGTGCTCGGCAAAGGCACAGAGTTGGTGGTATTGGAAGAGACTCCGACGATGGCCAAGGTTCAGGTGACCGCCTGGATCATCAAGTCAGAGATCACGCCGCTGCGACCGTTGCGTGCGTTGCATCTGGCAGTCAAGACCAGAGCCGAGGCGGACTCTATTCTGGCTGTTCTGAAAGCGGGAGGGGATTTTATCCAACTGGTGCAGCGCAAATCCATTCTTGCCAATGCGGCTAAAGGCGGGGATCTCGGCTATTTTAATGCCGGCGATTTCGACCCCAAGATCGAAGCCGCCATATCCAACCTCGAGATCAATCAGCTCAGCGGCATCATCGAAACTTCATTCGGCTTCAACATCTTTAAAAGAATCCAGTGATCGTTCGATCCGGGCGCATTGCGATGGCCGGACGTATTCTGCTCGCCATACCCGTGTACAACGAGGTACGTCACCTGCCGCAGGTGCTGGCCGGCGTTCTCCAGATAATGGACGCTGAGGACCTTCTGATCATTGATGACGGATCCACCGACGGCACTCTGGTTGCGATCGAACATCTGCGTCTGCCCACACTGCAACATGCACAGAATGAAGGTAAAGGTATCTCTCTCCTGCAGGCCTTACGTTACGCCCGAGAAAAACAATATGATTGGCTGGTGTGCATGGATGGGGATGGTCAGCATCATCCGGCGGATCTGCCGCTTTTCCTTCAGCATATCGCCCGGGATGAAGATGACGTGGTTCTCGGCAACCGCATGCAGAGGGCGGGGACGATGCCCCTGCAGCGGCAATGGAGCAACCGGCTCTCCTCTTTGATCCTCTCACTGTTAATCAACAACGGTCAGCGTCTTATCGACACTCAATGCGGTTTCAGAGCTCTTCGAGTCTCATCGCTGCAAGAGACCTGGTTCCGTGAAAAAGGCTTTCAGTTCGAATCCGAAGTACTGCTGGTGCTGGGGCGCAGGGGATGCCGAATTCGACAAATCCCCATTCAATCCTGCTACGCCCAGGAGAAAAGCAGCATCCACCCCATGGCCGACACCCTGCGTTTCCTCAAGCTGGTTTTCAGAAGCCTGTGGTAGGATCGTCTGCAATTTTTTTCTTGTTTTGATTCTTCGAAATGTGTACATTAACATTTATAACGGGGCGTAGCGCAGTCCGGCTTAGCGCGCCTGCTTCGGGAGCAGGAGGTCGGTGGTTCGAATCCACTCGCCCCGACATGATGGCTGAAAGGCTGACAGAGACACTTTGTCAGCCTTTTTTATATGCGCTCGGCAGAGACGCTGCGTCGCGTGCCCATGCCTCCGATGCCGTCTGTATGCGCGACGGGCGAGGAGTGAATCTGCGCCCCTTACTTTGTGGCAGAGGATGCAGAATCTCCCTGCATGCCTGACACAGTTGATGATGTTGCTTTTTAGCAATTTCTTTTGTACCTTTATGTTTACAGCCAAAGAACGATTAAAGTAGGATGGATCTATGGCCCCTGATTACGATTCTAGCGGGATCGAGAAGAAATGGCAGCAGCGCTGGGAGAAGAGCAAGCTGTACAAGACCGATCTGGAAAATGCCGATAAAAAACTATATTGTTTGGTGATGTTTATCTACCCATCCGGGGACCGGATGCACATCGGCCACTGGTACAATTATGCCCCGACGGACAGCTGGGCGCGCTTCAAGCGGATGCAGGGCTATCATGTATTCGAACCCATCGGCTATGATGCGTTCGGCCTGCCCGCGGAAAACTATGCGATTAAAAAAGGCGTTCATCCCGCTGTCAGCACCAATCACAACATCCGACTGATCCGCGAACAGCTCAAAGCCATGGGCGCCATGTATGATTGGGACTGTGAGATCAATACCAGCGATCCGAGCTATTATAAATGGACCCAGTGGCTCTTTTTACAATTATATAAAAAGGGACTGGCCTACCGTAAAAAAGCCTCGGCCAACTGGTGCCCAAGCTGCAAAACCGTGCTGGCCAATGAACAGGTCATAGACGGTCACTGTGAACGGTGCGATTCCGAGGTGCTGACTAAGGATCTGGAACAGTGGTTTTTCAAGATCACCGATTATGCGGAACGTCTGCTGGAAGGACATCAGCGCATTCATTGGCCGGAAAAGACCATCACCATGCAAAAGAACTGGATCGGCAAAAGCGTCGGCGCCCGCATTTATTTTCCGGTGCAGGGCGGGGAGGAGGTCATCGAAGTGTTCACCACGCGTCCGGACACCCTCTGGGGTGTCACCTATATGGTGCTGGCGCCGGAGCATCCCATGGTGGGCCGACTGACCAAGCCGGAGTGCCGAAAGACGGTGGAAGACTATGTGCTGCAGGCGCGCAAGCAAAAAGAGATCGATCGTATGTCCACCGAAAAGGAAAAAACCGGCGTCTTTCTCGGCAGCTATTGCATCAACCCGGTCAACCAGGAGCGGATACCCATCTGGATCGCGGACTATGTGCTGGTGACCTATGGCACCGGTGCGGTGATGGCCGTGCCGGCGCATGATCAGCGCGACTTTGAATTTGCGACCAAATATCAGCTGCCGATCCGGGAGGTAATTTCGCCTGTCGGGTCGCCATCCGCTCAGCCCTTGGAACAAGCCTTTGAAGCGCCGGGGATTATGATCAATTCTGGTCCCTTTACCGGCACGTCCTCCAGCGAAGGCTTGGCGCAAGTGATCGATTATCTACAAGAGAAAAACTGGGGCGGCAAAAAAGTCAATTACAAGCTGCGCGATTGGCTGATCTCGCGCCAACGCTACTGGGGCGCTCCGATTCCGATTCTTTACTGCCCAAAATGCGGCGAAGTGCCGGTGCCGGAAGCCGACCTGCCGGTGCTGTTGCCGGACGATGTGCAGTTCAGCGGCAAGGGCGAATCACCGCTCTCCACCTCAGCCACTTTTATACAGGCGGTATGCCCGCAATGCGGTGGAACGGCCAAGCGGGAGATCGACACTATGGACACGTTCGTCTGTTCCTCCTGGTATTTTCTTCGTTATCCCAATTCAACCCTACAAGATCGCCCCTTTGATCCTAAACGGATTGCCGATTGGTTGCCGGTGGATCAATATGTGGGCGGAGCGGAGCATGCCGTCATGCATCTGCTCTATGCACGGTTCTTCACCAAGGCGCTTTACGATCTGGGACTGATCAACTTTGACGAGCCGTTCAGCCGACTGGTTCATCAGGGCATCATCACTGCGAAGGGCGCCAAGATGAGTAAATCCAAAGGCAATGTGGTCAACCCGGATAAATTCGTGCAAGAGTTCGGCAGCGATACCTTTCGCATGTACATGATGTTCATGGGCTCCTACGAGGAGGGAGGCGACTGGTCCGATGAGGGCATCATCGGGATTCATCGCTTTCTTAAAAGAGTCTGGCGCGTGGTTTGGACCTGCGTCGAAAAACGCCCTCAGGGGAATGAAAAGGAACGGTTCTCCCAAGTCGTCCAGCAGATGCACTATGCCATCAAGCAGGTCACCCAGGATCTGGAGCGTTTTCACTTCAACACCGCAGTCAGCCGGATCATGGAATTAGTGAATGAAATTTCATTATATCTGCAGGATGTGCCGGTCCAGGAGCAGAACCGGGAACTCTTGCAGACCGTCATCCCCACCTTGGTGCAGCTTTTAGCGCCGTTTGCTCCGCATTTCAGCGAAGAACTCTGGGAGGTCGTTGGCCGGCCGTACAGCGTTTTCAACAGCACATGGCCAGTTCACGACGAAAACAAGCTGGTGCAAAGAACGATCCAATTGGGGGTGCAGATCAACGGCAAAATTCGCGGCCAGGTCGAGGTGCCTGCTGAGATGACGGACCAGCTGATCATTGCCGAGGCACTGAAAGACAAGAAAATTAAAACATATGTAGAAGGAAAAACCATCGTCAAATCCTTTGTGGTGCCGAAAAAATTGGTGAGTCTGGTGGTCAGATAGGTTGGAAGCATTTACCCGTCTTCAAGCCCGGGCCGTGATGGTCGGGCTTTTTTTATGGATTATAAGGGTGTTATACGAGGTTTGGGAGGGATGGTTATCTTAAACTTGACATAACTAATATTATGCAAAAACGGATTTCAATCAAAGATCTCGAATCAAGGTATTTGCAGCTCCTGTTTGGCTCTTTCCTTTAGCGGCGATTCTGTTTTAACCCACAAAATCTCCTCCAGTTGTTGCCGTGCTGTATCGCTCTGTCCCAACGCTTTCAAAGACAACGCATAGTGAAACCGTGCATTGATGTTGCTTGGATTGAGTTTGATCGCTTCCTGGAGAAATTTCACCGCTTCTTGATGCTTGCCCTCCAACGTGTGGCTCTTTCCCAGCAAAGTCAACGTCACGCTGTCATCTTTGCCCAAATCAATGGCCTTTTGCGCCGCCTCAGCCGTTTCCGCCGGCATCTGCGAGGCATCATAGATGATGGCCGCTTGTTTGAACAGCGCCGGCTTGTTCGGCGCTATGGCAATAGCTCGCCGGATCGAGTCTGCAGCTTC from bacterium encodes the following:
- the tdh gene encoding L-threonine 3-dehydrogenase is translated as MKALVKKNREPGLWMEEVPVPACGNNDLLIKITHTAICGTDLHIYKWDEWSQRTIKPPLVIGHEFVGVVVQKGINVTGYEVGERVSGEGHIVCGVCRSCRAGRRHLCTNTIGIGVNRDGCFAEYLALPAANAWHVHPSIPSEIAAFFDPFGNATHSALSFDIVGEDVLITGAGPIGLMAVAICRHVGARNIVITDVNEYRLNLGRRMGATRAVNVAEESIERCRKELEMVGFDIGLEMSGNPRAFESMLENMYHGGRIALLGILPASTQINWDQVIFKGLHIKGIYGREIFETWYKMQTMLQSGLDISPVLTHRLPFMDFQKGFAAMLSGECGKVILTME
- a CDS encoding glycine C-acetyltransferase, which encodes MYGKIKQDLIDALDEIRQAGLYKHERVLSSSQGAMIHVQGGAPVLNFCANNYLGLANHPMVLEAAQKAIQRWGYGLSSVRFICGTQEGHKQLEEKISRFLQTDDTILYAACFDANGGVFEPFMSADTCILTDALNHASIIDGIRLAKAQRLIYQHADMVDLEKKLQESRSVRYRLIATDGVFSMDGDIAPLQALCDLADRYDALVLVDDSHATGFLGKTGRGSIEHCQVMGRVDLITTTFGKALGGAMGGCVSGHKEMIEYLRQKSRPYLFSNSLSPVVVGATLAVLDLLSTTTELRDRLEHNTLYFRQQMTAMGFDIKPGVHPIVPIMLYDEKLAHTMADEMLKKGIYVIGFSYPVVPKGLARIRVQVSAAHSKEHLDTAVAAFQSVGKELGVIR
- the ispG gene encoding flavodoxin-dependent (E)-4-hydroxy-3-methylbut-2-enyl-diphosphate synthase translates to MRRKTRKVLVGGVPLGGGSPVVIQSMTNTKTTDIPSTLSQIERLVEAGCEVVRLAVPNQEAVTALAAIRKQTPVPLIADIHFDYRLALAAMDAGADKIRINPGNIGGEEKLAQVIRRAASIHVPVRIGVNSGSLEKELLLAEKGVTVNGLVHSALRWTERCREYGATDLVVSLKSSDVLQTIEAYQAFAQQSDLPLHIGVTEAGTVRSGSVKSAVAMGILLHQGIGDTLRVSLAGDPVEEIFVARQILQCLKLRQPGVTIIACPTCGRTEVDMTPIAEEVERRLLGLKHSITVAVMGCEVNGPGEARHADIGVACGKNAAVLFRHGKIIRKIKADEIADELVHEALHLYDDLQKAGE
- a CDS encoding glycosyltransferase family 2 protein, which produces MAGRILLAIPVYNEVRHLPQVLAGVLQIMDAEDLLIIDDGSTDGTLVAIEHLRLPTLQHAQNEGKGISLLQALRYAREKQYDWLVCMDGDGQHHPADLPLFLQHIARDEDDVVLGNRMQRAGTMPLQRQWSNRLSSLILSLLINNGQRLIDTQCGFRALRVSSLQETWFREKGFQFESEVLLVLGRRGCRIRQIPIQSCYAQEKSSIHPMADTLRFLKLVFRSLW
- a CDS encoding leucine--tRNA ligase translates to MAPDYDSSGIEKKWQQRWEKSKLYKTDLENADKKLYCLVMFIYPSGDRMHIGHWYNYAPTDSWARFKRMQGYHVFEPIGYDAFGLPAENYAIKKGVHPAVSTNHNIRLIREQLKAMGAMYDWDCEINTSDPSYYKWTQWLFLQLYKKGLAYRKKASANWCPSCKTVLANEQVIDGHCERCDSEVLTKDLEQWFFKITDYAERLLEGHQRIHWPEKTITMQKNWIGKSVGARIYFPVQGGEEVIEVFTTRPDTLWGVTYMVLAPEHPMVGRLTKPECRKTVEDYVLQARKQKEIDRMSTEKEKTGVFLGSYCINPVNQERIPIWIADYVLVTYGTGAVMAVPAHDQRDFEFATKYQLPIREVISPVGSPSAQPLEQAFEAPGIMINSGPFTGTSSSEGLAQVIDYLQEKNWGGKKVNYKLRDWLISRQRYWGAPIPILYCPKCGEVPVPEADLPVLLPDDVQFSGKGESPLSTSATFIQAVCPQCGGTAKREIDTMDTFVCSSWYFLRYPNSTLQDRPFDPKRIADWLPVDQYVGGAEHAVMHLLYARFFTKALYDLGLINFDEPFSRLVHQGIITAKGAKMSKSKGNVVNPDKFVQEFGSDTFRMYMMFMGSYEEGGDWSDEGIIGIHRFLKRVWRVVWTCVEKRPQGNEKERFSQVVQQMHYAIKQVTQDLERFHFNTAVSRIMELVNEISLYLQDVPVQEQNRELLQTVIPTLVQLLAPFAPHFSEELWEVVGRPYSVFNSTWPVHDENKLVQRTIQLGVQINGKIRGQVEVPAEMTDQLIIAEALKDKKIKTYVEGKTIVKSFVVPKKLVSLVVR